In Pseudomonas oryzicola, one DNA window encodes the following:
- a CDS encoding alpha/beta hydrolase family protein, whose product MSSLAQPATAFRHAAADGYILGGFRWRHAQPDTQRPLVIINAATSVRCRYYSRFADYLFAQGCDVLTYDYRGIGESRPSSLRGFQASWSDWGRLDFEAMLAHAAEHFPGQPVDVVGHSFGGCAVGLAPSAGQVRRVVMVGAQFAYWRDYAAGQRWQLFGKWHVLMPLLTRVFGYFPGKRLGWLEDTPSGVVHDWATRTPRYEQRPSGRALAMLPFAQVRAATLAISLTDDPFGTVAATERLLGYLQGAERCHLRIAPGDISVGEIGHFAFFHDRFRESLWPVAVQWLQRGGLAAGVPGIIIS is encoded by the coding sequence ATGAGCAGCCTTGCCCAACCTGCCACCGCCTTTCGCCACGCCGCAGCCGACGGCTACATTCTCGGCGGCTTCCGCTGGCGCCACGCCCAACCTGACACCCAGCGGCCGCTGGTGATCATCAATGCTGCCACTTCGGTACGCTGCCGCTATTACTCGCGCTTTGCCGACTACCTGTTCGCCCAAGGCTGCGATGTGCTGACCTACGACTACCGCGGTATCGGCGAATCCCGCCCGTCATCGCTGCGCGGCTTCCAGGCCAGCTGGAGCGACTGGGGCCGGCTGGATTTCGAAGCCATGCTTGCGCACGCAGCAGAACATTTCCCCGGCCAGCCGGTGGACGTGGTGGGACACAGCTTTGGCGGCTGCGCAGTGGGCTTGGCGCCGTCTGCGGGGCAGGTACGCCGGGTGGTGATGGTCGGCGCGCAATTCGCCTACTGGCGAGATTACGCGGCCGGGCAGCGCTGGCAGCTGTTCGGCAAGTGGCATGTGCTGATGCCGCTGCTCACCCGGGTGTTCGGTTATTTCCCCGGCAAGCGCCTGGGCTGGCTGGAGGACACGCCATCCGGCGTGGTGCATGACTGGGCCACACGTACCCCGCGTTATGAGCAACGCCCCAGCGGGCGGGCGCTGGCGATGCTACCGTTCGCCCAGGTGCGGGCGGCGACGCTGGCGATCAGCCTGACCGACGACCCCTTTGGTACCGTGGCGGCGACGGAGCGCCTGCTGGGCTACCTGCAGGGTGCTGAACGCTGCCACTTGCGCATTGCGCCTGGGGATATCTCGGTCGGGGAAATTGGCCATTTCGCGTTCTTCCATGATCGGTTTCGCGAGAGTTTGTGGCCGGTTGCGGTGCAGTGGTTGCAGCGGGGTGGGTTGGCAGCTGGCGTGCCGGGGATAATCATCAGCTGA
- a CDS encoding DUF1244 domain-containing protein, whose amino-acid sequence MTPQQQLELEAAAFRRLVEHLQKRTDVQNIDLMNLSGFCRNCLSKWYKAAADERQLDVSLDDAREAVYGMPYAEWKAQYQKEASAEQQAAFEKGKPRD is encoded by the coding sequence ATGACCCCACAGCAACAGCTCGAACTCGAGGCCGCCGCGTTCCGGCGCCTGGTCGAACACCTGCAAAAGCGCACCGACGTCCAGAACATCGACCTGATGAACCTGTCCGGTTTTTGCCGCAACTGCCTGTCCAAGTGGTACAAGGCGGCAGCCGACGAGCGCCAGCTCGACGTAAGCCTCGACGACGCCCGCGAAGCGGTATACGGCATGCCATACGCCGAGTGGAAAGCCCAATACCAGAAAGAAGCCAGCGCCGAGCAACAAGCGGCGTTCGAAAAAGGAAAACCTCGTGACTGA
- the fabV gene encoding enoyl-ACP reductase FabV — MAIIHPKVRGFICTTTHPKGCELNVRDQIEATRKLGVREDGPKKVLVIGASSGYGLAARITAAFGFKADTLGVFFEKPGTETKAGTAGWYNAAAFDKFAKAEGLYSKSINGDAFSDEARAKVIELIKNEMGGKVDLVIYSLASPVRKLPQTGELVRSALKPIGQPYKSTAIDTNKDTIIEASIEPATEQEIQDTVTVMGGQDWQLWIDALAGANVLAEGARTVAFSYIGTEITWPIYWHGALGQAKQDLDETALRLDQKLAAEIKGGANVAVLKSVVTQASSAIPVMPLYLSMVFKIMQEKGVHEGTQDQLDRMFRDRMYRADGAPAEVDEKGRLRLDDWELRDDVQDACKAMWPQVTTENLFELTDYAGYKKQFLNLFGFERADVNYDEDVATDVKFDCIEL; from the coding sequence TTGGCCATCATTCATCCTAAGGTTCGCGGTTTCATCTGCACCACGACTCACCCGAAGGGCTGCGAGCTCAACGTCCGTGACCAGATCGAAGCCACCCGCAAGCTGGGCGTGCGCGAGGATGGCCCGAAGAAGGTCCTGGTCATCGGCGCTTCCAGCGGCTACGGCCTGGCAGCCCGTATCACCGCGGCGTTCGGCTTCAAGGCCGACACCCTGGGTGTGTTCTTCGAAAAGCCTGGCACCGAGACCAAGGCCGGTACCGCTGGGTGGTACAACGCTGCCGCCTTCGACAAGTTCGCCAAGGCCGAAGGCCTGTACAGCAAGTCGATCAACGGTGATGCCTTCTCCGACGAAGCGCGCGCCAAGGTCATCGAGCTGATCAAGAACGAAATGGGTGGCAAGGTCGACCTGGTCATCTACTCGCTGGCCTCGCCGGTGCGCAAGCTGCCGCAGACCGGTGAACTGGTGCGTTCGGCGCTGAAACCGATCGGCCAGCCCTACAAGTCGACCGCCATCGACACCAACAAGGACACCATCATCGAGGCCAGCATCGAGCCGGCCACCGAGCAGGAAATCCAAGACACCGTTACCGTCATGGGCGGCCAGGACTGGCAGCTGTGGATCGATGCCCTGGCGGGCGCCAACGTGCTGGCCGAAGGCGCCCGCACCGTGGCCTTCAGCTACATCGGTACCGAAATCACCTGGCCGATCTACTGGCACGGTGCGCTGGGCCAGGCCAAGCAGGACCTGGACGAAACCGCCCTGCGCCTGGACCAGAAACTGGCCGCTGAAATCAAGGGCGGTGCCAACGTGGCGGTGCTGAAGTCGGTGGTTACCCAGGCCAGTTCGGCCATCCCGGTGATGCCACTGTACCTGTCGATGGTCTTCAAGATCATGCAGGAGAAGGGTGTTCACGAAGGTACCCAGGACCAGCTGGACCGCATGTTCCGCGACCGCATGTACCGCGCCGACGGTGCGCCGGCCGAGGTAGATGAGAAGGGCCGTCTGCGCCTGGACGACTGGGAACTGCGTGACGACGTGCAGGATGCCTGCAAGGCCATGTGGCCACAGGTGACCACCGAGAATCTGTTCGAGCTGACCGACTATGCCGGTTACAAGAAGCAGTTCCTCAACCTGTTCGGCTTCGAGCGCGCTGACGTCAATTACGACGAAGACGTGGCTACCGATGTGAAGTTCGACTGCATCGAGCTGTAA
- a CDS encoding flavodoxin, which produces MKVAIISGSVYGTAEEVARHAEVLLKAAGLEAWHAARATLQDLEGFTPDALLAVTSTTGMGELPDSLMPLYSSIRDTLPAAWRGLPGAVIALGDSSYGDTYCGGGEQMRELFAELGVREVQPMLRLDASETVTPEVDAEPWLAELAVALKA; this is translated from the coding sequence ATGAAAGTCGCCATTATTTCCGGATCGGTCTACGGCACCGCCGAAGAAGTCGCCCGTCACGCCGAAGTGCTGCTCAAGGCTGCCGGCCTGGAGGCCTGGCATGCGGCGCGCGCTACCTTGCAGGACCTCGAAGGATTTACCCCTGACGCCCTGCTGGCCGTCACCTCGACAACAGGCATGGGCGAGCTGCCGGACAGCCTCATGCCGTTGTACAGCAGCATCCGCGATACGCTGCCAGCGGCCTGGCGTGGCCTGCCGGGTGCGGTGATCGCGCTGGGCGATTCCAGCTATGGCGATACCTATTGCGGTGGCGGTGAGCAAATGCGCGAGCTGTTCGCCGAGCTGGGCGTGCGGGAAGTACAGCCGATGCTGCGCCTGGACGCCAGTGAGACGGTAACCCCCGAAGTGGATGCCGAGCCTTGGCTGGCTGAGTTGGCTGTTGCATTGAAAGCCTGA
- the folM gene encoding dihydromonapterin reductase has protein sequence MNSPILVTGASQRVGLALALELAQAGHTVVSASRSAQPGAAHPNIVQFQADLCQAADRQALIDYLHSHYDGLRAIIHNASLWLDDGLDNLETMFRLHVEAPYHLNLALGDLLAREEKADIIHICDETSSRGSKSHIGYAATKAALQNMVLSFAEKYAPKVRVNGILPGLLILKEGGDETYRQQTLKKALLEFEPGAGPLIETVKYLLASQYSTGSQVVINGGRHLKNRMT, from the coding sequence ATGAACAGCCCAATTCTCGTAACCGGAGCCAGCCAGCGTGTCGGGCTGGCCCTGGCCCTTGAACTGGCCCAGGCAGGCCACACGGTGGTCAGTGCCAGCCGCAGCGCCCAGCCAGGGGCGGCCCACCCGAACATCGTGCAGTTCCAGGCCGACCTGTGCCAGGCGGCCGACCGCCAGGCCCTGATCGACTACTTGCATAGCCATTACGATGGCCTGCGCGCCATCATCCATAACGCCTCGCTGTGGCTGGACGATGGCCTCGACAATCTCGAAACCATGTTCCGCCTGCACGTCGAAGCCCCCTACCACCTCAACCTGGCGCTGGGCGACCTGCTGGCCAGGGAGGAAAAGGCCGACATCATCCACATTTGCGACGAAACCTCTTCGCGCGGCAGCAAAAGCCATATCGGTTATGCCGCAACCAAGGCCGCGTTGCAGAACATGGTGCTGTCGTTCGCCGAAAAATATGCGCCCAAGGTGCGTGTGAACGGTATCCTTCCCGGGCTGCTGATCCTCAAGGAAGGGGGCGACGAAACCTATCGCCAGCAAACCCTGAAGAAGGCCTTGCTGGAATTCGAACCCGGCGCCGGCCCGCTGATCGAGACGGTCAAGTACCTGCTCGCCAGCCAGTACAGCACCGGCAGCCAGGTGGTCATCAACGGTGGCCGCCACCTGAAGAACCGCATGACCTGA
- a CDS encoding PAS domain S-box protein: MINAQLLQSMVDASNDGIVVAEQEGDDTILIYVNAAFERLTGYSRDEILYQDCRFLQADDRDQLGRARIRKALAEGRPCREVLRNYRKDGSTFWNELSITPVRHDVEQRTYFIGIQKDVSRQVELERELAEMRARPKPDERS, translated from the coding sequence ATGATCAACGCGCAACTATTGCAATCCATGGTCGATGCATCCAATGACGGGATCGTGGTCGCCGAACAGGAAGGCGACGACACCATCCTCATCTACGTGAATGCCGCCTTCGAACGCCTGACCGGCTATAGCCGTGACGAAATCCTTTATCAGGATTGCCGCTTCCTGCAGGCCGACGACCGCGACCAGCTTGGCCGCGCCCGCATTCGCAAGGCGCTGGCCGAAGGCCGCCCGTGCCGCGAAGTGCTGCGCAACTACCGCAAGGATGGCAGCACCTTCTGGAATGAACTGTCGATCACCCCGGTGAGGCACGACGTCGAACAACGCACTTACTTCATCGGTATCCAGAAAGACGTGAGCCGCCAGGTCGAACTGGAGCGGGAGCTGGCCGAAATGCGCGCTCGTCCGAAACCCGACGAACGCAGCTGA
- a CDS encoding acetyl-CoA C-acetyltransferase, whose product MNDVVIVAATRTAIGSFQGALATVPAVDLGAAVIKRLLEQTGLEPAQVDEVILGQVLTAGAGQNPARQAAIKAGLPYSVPALTLNKVCGSGLKALHLAAQAIRCGDAEVVIAGGQENMSLAPYVMPSARTGQRMGHGQLIDSMISDGLWDAFNDYHMGITAENLVDKYGLSREQQDAFAAESQRKAVAAIEAGRFDDEITPIMLPQKKGEPKVFARDEQPRQDTTTESLGKLRPAFRKDGSVTAGNASSLNDGAAAVMLMSAAKAEALGLPVLARIAAYASAGVDPAIMGIGPVCATQRCLDKAGWQLAELDLIEANEAFAAQALAVGKALAWDAARVNVNGGAIALGHPIGASGCRVLVTLLHEMIKRDAKKGLATLCIGGGQGVALAIER is encoded by the coding sequence ATGAACGACGTGGTTATCGTCGCTGCAACCCGTACCGCCATCGGCAGTTTCCAGGGCGCCCTCGCCACAGTCCCTGCGGTAGACCTCGGTGCCGCCGTGATCAAGCGCCTGCTGGAGCAGACCGGGCTGGAGCCGGCGCAGGTCGATGAAGTGATCCTCGGCCAGGTGCTTACCGCCGGTGCCGGGCAGAACCCGGCACGCCAGGCTGCGATCAAGGCCGGCCTGCCCTACAGCGTACCGGCGCTGACCCTGAACAAGGTCTGCGGTTCGGGCCTCAAGGCCCTGCACCTGGCAGCCCAGGCCATCCGTTGCGGTGATGCCGAGGTGGTCATCGCCGGAGGCCAGGAGAACATGAGCCTCGCCCCCTACGTGATGCCCTCGGCCCGCACCGGCCAGCGCATGGGCCACGGCCAGCTGATCGACAGCATGATCAGCGACGGCCTGTGGGACGCTTTCAACGACTATCACATGGGTATCACGGCGGAAAACCTGGTGGACAAGTACGGCCTCAGCCGTGAGCAGCAGGACGCCTTTGCCGCCGAGTCGCAGCGCAAGGCGGTGGCGGCGATCGAGGCGGGCCGCTTCGATGATGAGATCACGCCGATCATGCTGCCGCAGAAGAAGGGTGAGCCCAAGGTCTTCGCGCGGGACGAACAACCACGCCAGGACACCACCACCGAGTCCCTGGGCAAACTGCGCCCGGCGTTCAGGAAGGACGGCAGCGTCACCGCCGGCAACGCCTCCAGCCTGAACGATGGCGCTGCCGCCGTGATGTTGATGAGTGCCGCCAAGGCCGAGGCCCTGGGTTTGCCGGTGCTGGCCAGGATTGCAGCCTATGCCAGTGCTGGCGTAGACCCGGCGATCATGGGTATCGGCCCGGTTTGCGCGACCCAGCGTTGCCTGGACAAAGCCGGATGGCAGCTGGCCGAACTGGACCTGATCGAAGCCAACGAAGCCTTCGCCGCGCAGGCGCTGGCGGTGGGCAAGGCGCTGGCGTGGGATGCGGCGCGGGTGAACGTCAATGGTGGAGCAATTGCCCTCGGCCATCCGATCGGGGCGTCCGGATGCCGGGTGCTGGTGACCCTGCTGCACGAAATGATCAAGCGCGATGCCAAAAAAGGCCTGGCCACCCTGTGCATCGGTGGCGGGCAAGGCGTGGCGTTGGCGATCGAGCGCTGA
- a CDS encoding antibiotic biosynthesis monooxygenase: MSTPPVTLMVSRRAAHGRYQDLLAWLHEGEQLATDFPGYLGSGILAPPSDGDEFQIIFRFSDEPTLHAWEHSASRRAWLQRGNGLFERPREARVSGIDDWFGTNTVQKPPRWKQAVAIWLAFFPVSLVFNLVFGHWLAALDLLPRVLLSTLALTPVMVYLFIPLSTRLLAGWLQAVPRGGPALRSR; this comes from the coding sequence ATGTCTACCCCACCCGTTACCCTGATGGTTTCGCGCCGCGCCGCCCATGGCCGCTACCAGGACCTGCTGGCCTGGCTGCATGAAGGCGAGCAGTTGGCTACCGACTTCCCCGGCTACCTCGGCTCGGGCATCCTCGCCCCACCCAGCGATGGCGATGAGTTCCAGATCATCTTCCGCTTCAGTGACGAACCCACATTGCATGCCTGGGAGCACTCCGCTTCGCGCCGGGCCTGGTTGCAACGTGGCAATGGCCTGTTTGAACGCCCCAGAGAAGCGCGCGTAAGCGGTATCGATGACTGGTTCGGCACCAACACGGTGCAAAAACCGCCGCGCTGGAAACAGGCCGTGGCTATATGGCTGGCTTTCTTCCCGGTCTCGCTGGTGTTCAACCTGGTGTTCGGGCACTGGCTGGCAGCGCTGGATCTGCTGCCTCGGGTACTGCTCAGCACCCTGGCCCTGACGCCTGTGATGGTCTACCTGTTCATCCCGCTGTCCACCCGCCTGCTGGCCGGCTGGCTACAGGCCGTGCCACGCGGTGGACCAGCACTGCGCAGCCGCTGA
- a CDS encoding HopJ type III effector protein, with product MTDLDTLRASLASGKHVFADTLAFIADHYSYQPQAFDNGGVANAAGQNEGSCKTLGLALLEGLSDQEALLAFGEHYRDVLATPEGSDHGNIRALIKHGLAGVKFAGLPLSRKA from the coding sequence GTGACTGACCTCGACACCCTGCGCGCCAGCCTGGCAAGCGGCAAACACGTGTTCGCCGACACCCTGGCGTTCATTGCCGACCATTACAGCTACCAGCCACAAGCCTTCGACAACGGCGGCGTGGCGAATGCGGCCGGGCAGAACGAAGGCTCGTGCAAGACCCTGGGCCTGGCGCTGCTGGAAGGGCTGAGCGACCAGGAAGCGCTGCTGGCCTTTGGCGAGCACTACCGTGACGTGCTGGCCACGCCCGAGGGCAGCGACCATGGCAACATCCGCGCGCTGATCAAGCATGGCCTGGCCGGTGTGAAGTTTGCCGGGCTGCCGCTTTCGCGCAAGGCCTGA
- a CDS encoding MerR family transcriptional regulator, whose translation MNEQGRNPVIDAGLMQQDLFPIREVSRLTGVNAVTLRAWERRYGLIQPTRTDSGHRLYSQADIDDVRRILGWLERGVAVSKVASILARDHALAGPAGAATDAWARWQQQIRQALQRFDAAGLDRLFNEVFAASTLDQVFSEVFMPVWHDLAVGQGSYGQASEWLFLDQFLRGRVFARLQLAHAPRRRTVLLAPLPGQSHELELLVTSLILGSDEIGVTLLPNGQPLAELALVCERLKPDALVLFSHQSLTVEVSRRLARLVAGLECPLLLAGEAAELAQDSLAGSAIACLGAQGSVMRQRLRQFLAGQLDT comes from the coding sequence ATGAACGAACAGGGACGTAATCCAGTGATCGATGCGGGCCTGATGCAGCAGGACCTGTTTCCGATCCGTGAGGTATCCCGCCTGACCGGCGTCAATGCCGTGACCTTGCGCGCCTGGGAACGCCGCTATGGCCTGATCCAGCCAACCCGCACCGACAGTGGTCATCGCCTGTATTCGCAGGCCGACATCGATGACGTGCGGCGCATCCTCGGCTGGCTGGAGCGCGGTGTGGCGGTGAGCAAGGTCGCCAGCATTCTCGCGCGCGACCATGCCCTTGCCGGGCCGGCAGGCGCGGCGACTGACGCCTGGGCGCGCTGGCAACAGCAGATTCGCCAGGCGCTGCAACGGTTTGACGCGGCAGGCCTGGACCGCTTGTTTAACGAGGTGTTCGCCGCAAGTACCCTGGACCAGGTGTTCAGCGAAGTGTTCATGCCAGTGTGGCATGACCTTGCGGTCGGGCAGGGCAGTTACGGGCAAGCCAGCGAGTGGCTGTTCCTTGACCAGTTCCTGCGTGGCCGGGTGTTCGCCCGCCTGCAGCTTGCCCACGCGCCACGCCGGCGCACAGTACTGCTGGCGCCGCTTCCGGGGCAGTCCCACGAGCTGGAATTGCTGGTGACCAGCCTGATTCTGGGCAGCGACGAGATTGGTGTGACCCTGTTGCCGAACGGCCAGCCGCTGGCGGAACTGGCGCTGGTCTGCGAGCGCCTGAAGCCGGATGCCCTGGTGCTGTTTTCGCACCAGTCCCTTACCGTAGAGGTCAGTCGACGCCTGGCGCGCCTGGTGGCCGGGCTCGAGTGCCCGTTGCTACTGGCCGGTGAAGCGGCGGAGCTGGCACAGGACAGCCTGGCGGGCAGCGCGATAGCCTGCCTGGGCGCGCAGGGCAGCGTGATGCGCCAGCGTTTGCGGCAATTTCTGGCCGGTCAGCTGGATACCTGA
- a CDS encoding LysR family transcriptional regulator encodes MEFKQLRSFIEVVHRGGFTQAAQTLHISQSAVSKQVAQLEQDLGQPLLERQASQLHLTAAGRIVLERGEALLRQRQALLGELDDLSQMGRGELRLGLPMLGSDALFAGLFAEYRRRHPNIVIQLLEGGSRSIEQAVRSGELELGGSLTPADEALDYQPFCNEPLDALLPVGHELADQDGVDLRQLADTPFLLYQRSFVLNDRLLKACQQQGFTPKEGGRSGQADFLAALVAAGQGVVLLPRVVAKALQRPGVVRLPLRSPKDLRWDIAFIWRRGAYLSRAAQAWLALVNERPVPDGKE; translated from the coding sequence ATGGAATTCAAACAGCTGCGCAGCTTTATCGAAGTCGTCCATCGCGGTGGTTTCACCCAGGCAGCGCAAACTCTGCACATCAGCCAGTCGGCCGTCAGCAAGCAAGTCGCCCAGCTGGAGCAAGATCTGGGCCAGCCATTGCTGGAGCGCCAGGCTTCACAACTGCACCTGACGGCAGCCGGGCGCATCGTGCTCGAGCGTGGCGAAGCGTTGCTGCGCCAACGCCAGGCACTGCTAGGCGAACTGGACGACCTCAGCCAGATGGGCCGCGGCGAATTGCGCCTGGGCTTGCCGATGCTGGGCAGCGACGCGCTGTTCGCCGGGTTGTTCGCCGAGTATCGGCGTCGCCACCCGAACATCGTCATTCAACTGCTCGAAGGCGGCAGCCGCAGCATCGAACAGGCTGTCAGAAGTGGTGAACTGGAGCTGGGCGGCAGCCTGACACCTGCTGACGAGGCGCTCGACTACCAGCCTTTCTGCAACGAGCCACTGGATGCCCTGCTGCCGGTCGGCCACGAGCTGGCGGACCAGGACGGGGTAGACCTGCGGCAGTTGGCCGACACTCCGTTTCTGCTGTACCAGCGCAGCTTCGTGCTCAACGACCGGTTGCTGAAGGCGTGCCAGCAACAAGGCTTTACCCCCAAGGAAGGCGGGCGCAGTGGCCAGGCAGACTTCCTTGCCGCGCTGGTGGCGGCGGGCCAGGGCGTGGTCTTGCTGCCCCGAGTGGTGGCAAAAGCACTGCAACGCCCTGGGGTAGTGCGTTTGCCGCTGCGCTCGCCAAAGGATCTGCGTTGGGACATCGCCTTCATCTGGCGGCGCGGGGCGTATCTGTCACGGGCAGCGCAGGCGTGGTTGGCGTTGGTGAACGAGCGGCCAGTGCCAGACGGCAAGGAATGA
- the metE gene encoding 5-methyltetrahydropteroyltriglutamate--homocysteine S-methyltransferase, whose product MALAHNLGFPRIGRDRELKKAQEAFWKGELDEAGLRAVGRELRARHWQVQKDAGIELLPVGDFAWYDQVLTHSLTFGVIPQRFASNGAARPTLQTLFAMARGAVGDSCCGGAHAQEMTKWFDTNYHYLVPEFTADQQFALSWEQLFEEVDEAHALGHTVKPVVIGPLTYLWLGKAKGGDFDKLELLDRLLPLYDQILNRLAAQGVEWVQLDEPILALDLPQNWKNAYERVYNIIQRAPLKKLIATYFGGLEDNLGLAANLPVDGLHIDLVRAPEQYPTILDRLPAYKVLSLGLVNGRNVWRCDLEQALEVLRHAHERLGDRLWVAPSCSLLHSPVDLEREDQLDAELQSWLAFAVQKCQEVALLAKAIDDPRAADVAAALAQSRAVQASRAASPRIHKPAVQARLAAIKPADSQRQSAFAQRIGKQRARLGLPAFPTTTIGSFPQTSAIRLARQAYRQGRLTEADYVEAMHSEIRHAVQIQEDLGLDVLVHGEAERNDMVEYFAEQLDGYAFTRFGWVQSYGSRCVKPAVIVGDLSRPKAMTVEWITYAQGLTGKVMKGMLTGPVTMLMWSFPREDVSREVQARQLALAIRDEVLDLEAAGIRIVQIDEAAFREGLPLRHGAWAHYLEWATEAFRLCASGVRDETQIHTHMCYSEFNDVIESIAAMDADVITIETSRSDMELLAAFERFAYPNEIGPGVYDIHSPRVPSREEMVKLLRKAARRIPAERLWVNPDCGLKTRGWPETEAALINMVAAARELRTSA is encoded by the coding sequence ATGGCACTGGCACACAATCTGGGCTTTCCACGTATCGGCCGCGACCGCGAGCTGAAAAAGGCCCAGGAAGCCTTCTGGAAGGGCGAACTCGACGAAGCCGGCCTGCGCGCCGTCGGCCGCGAGCTGCGTGCCCGCCACTGGCAGGTGCAGAAAGACGCCGGCATCGAATTGCTGCCGGTCGGCGACTTCGCCTGGTACGACCAGGTACTGACCCACTCGTTGACTTTCGGCGTCATCCCCCAGCGCTTTGCCAGCAACGGCGCTGCCCGGCCCACCCTGCAAACCCTGTTCGCCATGGCCCGTGGTGCCGTCGGAGACAGCTGCTGTGGCGGCGCCCACGCCCAGGAAATGACCAAGTGGTTCGACACCAATTACCACTATCTGGTCCCCGAATTCACCGCCGACCAGCAGTTCGCCCTCAGCTGGGAGCAGTTGTTCGAAGAAGTGGACGAAGCCCACGCCCTTGGCCACACGGTCAAGCCGGTAGTGATTGGCCCGCTGACCTACTTGTGGCTGGGCAAGGCCAAGGGCGGCGATTTCGACAAACTGGAGCTGCTCGATCGTCTGTTGCCGCTGTATGACCAGATCCTCAACCGCCTGGCTGCCCAGGGAGTGGAATGGGTGCAGCTGGATGAGCCGATCCTGGCCCTGGACCTGCCCCAGAACTGGAAGAACGCCTACGAGCGTGTCTACAACATCATTCAGCGCGCGCCGCTGAAGAAGCTGATCGCCACTTACTTCGGCGGCCTGGAAGACAACCTTGGCCTGGCCGCCAACCTGCCGGTCGATGGCCTGCATATCGACCTGGTGCGGGCGCCGGAGCAGTACCCGACCATCCTCGACCGCCTGCCGGCCTACAAGGTGCTGTCGCTGGGCCTGGTCAACGGCCGCAATGTCTGGCGCTGCGACCTGGAGCAGGCGCTGGAGGTACTGCGCCACGCCCATGAACGCCTTGGCGACCGGCTGTGGGTGGCACCGTCCTGCTCGCTGCTGCACAGCCCGGTGGATCTGGAACGTGAAGACCAGCTGGATGCCGAGCTGCAAAGCTGGCTGGCCTTTGCCGTGCAGAAGTGCCAGGAGGTGGCGCTGCTGGCCAAGGCCATCGATGACCCGCGGGCCGCGGATGTCGCCGCTGCCCTGGCGCAGAGCCGGGCCGTGCAGGCCAGCCGCGCTGCTTCACCACGCATCCACAAACCCGCCGTGCAAGCCCGCCTGGCCGCAATCAAGCCCGCCGACAGCCAGCGCCAGTCGGCGTTTGCCCAGCGTATCGGCAAGCAGCGTGCGCGGCTCGGCCTGCCAGCGTTCCCGACCACAACCATTGGTTCGTTCCCGCAGACGTCGGCGATTCGCCTGGCACGCCAGGCCTACCGGCAAGGCAGGCTGACCGAGGCCGATTATGTCGAGGCCATGCACAGCGAGATCCGCCATGCGGTGCAAATCCAGGAAGACCTGGGCCTGGATGTGCTGGTACACGGCGAGGCCGAGCGCAACGACATGGTCGAGTACTTCGCCGAGCAGCTCGATGGCTATGCCTTCACCCGCTTCGGCTGGGTACAGAGCTATGGCTCGCGCTGCGTGAAGCCGGCGGTAATCGTTGGCGACCTGAGCCGGCCGAAGGCCATGACCGTGGAATGGATCACGTATGCCCAGGGCCTGACCGGTAAGGTGATGAAGGGCATGCTGACCGGCCCGGTGACCATGCTGATGTGGTCGTTCCCACGCGAGGACGTCAGCCGCGAGGTGCAGGCGCGTCAGCTGGCATTGGCGATCCGCGACGAAGTACTCGACCTGGAAGCGGCGGGGATCCGGATCGTGCAGATCGACGAAGCGGCCTTCCGCGAAGGCCTGCCGCTGCGCCACGGCGCCTGGGCCCATTACCTGGAGTGGGCTACCGAGGCTTTCCGCCTGTGTGCCTCGGGCGTGCGCGACGAAACCCAGATTCACACCCACATGTGCTACAGCGAGTTCAATGACGTGATCGAGTCGATCGCGGCAATGGATGCCGACGTGATCACCATCGAGACTTCGCGTTCGGACATGGAATTGCTGGCGGCATTCGAGCGGTTTGCCTACCCCAACGAGATCGGCCCGGGGGTGTACGACATCCACTCGCCGCGGGTGCCGAGCCGCGAGGAAATGGTCAAGCTGTTGCGCAAGGCGGCCCGGCGTATCCCCGCCGAACGCCTGTGGGTCAACCCGGATTGCGGGCTGAAGACCCGTGGCTGGCCGGAGACCGAGGCAGCGCTGATCAATATGGTTGCTGCTGCCCGCGAGCTGCGTACCAGTGCCTGA